In Muribaculum gordoncarteri, the genomic window ACAAGCGAGTTGGGATTTATGCCGTAGGCTATAAGCTGAGCGGCATTCATGGGGCCCACCTTGACATTGTTGACTATAGTCCAGTATTGCATTGCTATGTTATTTAGAGGGGAGCGACCGGACGGTCACTCCCCGATTATTTTTATCAGAAACACTTCACAGGCTCTCCGAGAATATCGCCGAGCAGATTGTTGGCAAGTCGGCTCGCACCTATGCGGAAACGCTCGTTGGTAAGCCACTCTTCGCCGAGCACCTCCTTGATTACGGTATAGTACTTAACCGCATCCTCGGTAGTCGACACGCCTCCGGCAGCCTTGAAGCCCACAGCGTTGCCGGTCTTCTCGTAGTACTCCTTGATGCATTGCGCCATCACGTAGGCGGCTTCAAGCGTAGCACCTTCATAGATTTTTCCGGTAGAGGTCTTAATGAAGTCGGCACCCGAATACATCGACAATATCGATGCGTTACGTATATTCTCAGCCGTCTTCAACGCACCTGTTTCAAGAATCACCTTCAGGTGAGCGTCACGGCAAGTGTGCTTCTGCTCGCTTATTTCATCGGCCACCTCTTCCCAGTCACCGTCGAGATAGTTGCCTACGTTCAACACAATGTCTATTTCGTCGGCTCCCGAAGCTACGGCAAGCGCGGTTTCAGCAATCTTCACCTCAAGAAACGACTGTGACGAGGGGAACGCACCCGATACACAGGCCACCTTTACATCCGACACATCGAGCACGGTGCGCACGACAGGGGCAAAGTTGGGGTAGACGCATATAGCCGCTAC contains:
- the deoC gene encoding deoxyribose-phosphate aldolase — its product is MSDKYHDTVSASAVTTDDNEVKAAVEKIISEHLSENMNQDVYKFLFNCIDLTTLSTTDSPQSVADFVENVNAFDNDHPELKNVAAICVYPNFAPVVRTVLDVSDVKVACVSGAFPSSQSFLEVKIAETALAVASGADEIDIVLNVGNYLDGDWEEVADEISEQKHTCRDAHLKVILETGALKTAENIRNASILSMYSGADFIKTSTGKIYEGATLEAAYVMAQCIKEYYEKTGNAVGFKAAGGVSTTEDAVKYYTVIKEVLGEEWLTNERFRIGASRLANNLLGDILGEPVKCF